One window from the genome of Serinibacter salmoneus encodes:
- a CDS encoding class II fumarate hydratase, producing the protein MSMPADEQQYRIEHDTMGEVRVPRDAAYAAQTQRAVENFPISDHTIAAHHIAALAQIKKAAARANNELGVLEDDVAAAIIGAADRVISGEFDDHFPIDVFQTGSGTSSNMNTNEVIATLASRALGRQVHPNDHVNASQSSNDVFPSSIHVAALEAATTVLIPGLETLAASLEAKASEFADVVKSGRTHLMDATPVMLGQEFAGYATQIRYGIARVTATLGRLAELPQGGTAVGTGINTPAGFPQKVIAYVAEQTGLPVVEATDHFEAQGAMDSFVETSGAIRTVAVSLVKICNDLRWMGSGPLTGLAEIALPDLQPGSSIMPGKVNPVLPEATLQVCAQVIGNDATIAFAGTTGSFELNVMLPVMAHNLLESMTLMGNVSRVLAQRCVDGITANVERCRALAESSPSIVTPLNRLIGYEAAAKIAKKAVADGTTIRQAVLDLGYVERGELTEEQLDAALDVAAMTAPRA; encoded by the coding sequence ATGTCCATGCCCGCTGATGAGCAGCAGTACCGCATCGAGCACGACACGATGGGGGAGGTGCGCGTCCCCAGGGACGCCGCCTACGCCGCGCAGACCCAGCGCGCGGTGGAGAACTTCCCCATCTCCGATCACACCATCGCCGCCCACCACATCGCCGCCCTCGCGCAGATCAAGAAGGCCGCGGCCCGCGCCAACAATGAGCTCGGGGTGCTGGAGGACGACGTCGCAGCCGCCATCATCGGCGCAGCGGACCGCGTGATCTCGGGGGAGTTCGACGACCACTTCCCGATCGACGTGTTCCAGACCGGTTCGGGCACCTCCTCGAACATGAACACCAACGAGGTCATCGCCACCCTCGCCAGCCGCGCCCTGGGTCGCCAGGTACATCCCAACGACCACGTCAACGCCTCCCAGTCCAGCAACGACGTCTTCCCCTCCTCGATCCACGTGGCGGCGCTCGAGGCCGCCACCACGGTCCTCATCCCGGGCCTGGAGACCCTCGCGGCGTCCCTGGAGGCCAAGGCGAGCGAGTTCGCCGATGTGGTGAAGTCCGGACGCACCCACCTCATGGACGCCACCCCGGTGATGCTCGGCCAGGAGTTCGCCGGGTACGCCACCCAGATCCGCTACGGGATCGCTCGGGTCACCGCCACCCTGGGGCGACTGGCCGAGCTCCCCCAGGGCGGCACCGCGGTGGGGACGGGAATCAACACACCGGCCGGCTTCCCGCAGAAGGTCATCGCCTACGTGGCCGAGCAGACCGGACTGCCTGTGGTGGAGGCCACCGACCACTTCGAGGCGCAGGGCGCGATGGACTCCTTCGTGGAGACCTCCGGCGCGATCCGCACGGTGGCGGTGTCCCTGGTGAAGATCTGCAACGACCTGCGCTGGATGGGCTCCGGTCCGCTCACGGGGCTCGCGGAGATCGCGCTGCCGGACCTGCAACCCGGCTCCTCGATCATGCCCGGCAAGGTGAACCCGGTGCTGCCGGAGGCCACCCTGCAGGTGTGCGCGCAGGTGATCGGGAACGACGCCACGATCGCGTTCGCCGGCACCACCGGCTCGTTCGAGCTCAACGTGATGCTGCCGGTGATGGCGCACAACCTGCTGGAGTCCATGACGCTGATGGGCAACGTCTCCCGGGTGCTCGCGCAGCGGTGTGTGGACGGCATCACCGCGAACGTGGAGCGCTGCCGTGCGCTCGCGGAGTCCTCACCCTCGATCGTGACGCCACTGAACCGGCTGATCGGGTACGAGGCCGCGGCGAAGATCGCCAAGAAGGCGGTGGCCGACGGCACCACGATCCGCCAGGCCGTGCTCGACCTCGGCTACGTGGAGCGGGGCGAGCTCACCGAGGAGCAGCTCGATGCGGCGCTGGACGTGGCCGCGATGACCGCGCCTCGCGCCTGA
- a CDS encoding Acg family FMN-binding oxidoreductase: MVERDRLIAALEDATHASSIHNSQPWRFRLVEGGVAVHLDPTVTPRTVDPVGRWALASIGAVVANLELALTSRTGRAVVTEITLGDSIPEAADLAGGAAYGEGPLAVITLGEAAETTTAMTAARLHGAIKERHTTRGPLLGGPPTEEEWAELQAAVAWAPGIQATPASEPLVRSLLSLTARAEDARQEDEDYLEEIQNWVENEAPSGTGIPRGAIGAPDAEGHVPIRDFTQTPMGSSGDGEAVFFEDPPALLVLHAASDTPVDQLRAGYAMQRAMLEATALGLGIGVLGQALEEPDSRAAVDGAAEESFGAPVVVHQILRLGHPAGTITYAATPRRPVTDLILD; encoded by the coding sequence ATGGTCGAGCGAGACCGATTGATCGCCGCGCTGGAGGACGCCACGCACGCCTCCTCCATCCACAACAGCCAGCCCTGGCGGTTCCGACTCGTGGAGGGCGGCGTGGCCGTCCACCTCGACCCGACAGTGACGCCCCGCACCGTTGACCCGGTCGGCCGATGGGCGCTCGCCTCCATCGGCGCCGTGGTCGCGAACCTCGAGTTGGCGCTCACCTCACGCACCGGGCGTGCGGTGGTCACCGAGATCACACTGGGGGACTCCATTCCCGAGGCCGCGGACCTCGCGGGCGGCGCCGCCTACGGGGAGGGACCGCTGGCGGTCATCACCCTGGGGGAGGCCGCCGAGACCACCACGGCGATGACGGCGGCCCGCCTGCACGGCGCCATCAAGGAGCGGCACACCACTCGCGGGCCGCTGCTCGGGGGCCCTCCCACCGAGGAGGAGTGGGCCGAACTGCAGGCCGCCGTGGCCTGGGCGCCGGGCATCCAGGCGACCCCGGCGAGTGAGCCGCTGGTGCGCTCCCTGCTGTCCCTGACAGCGCGCGCCGAGGATGCCCGCCAGGAGGACGAGGACTACCTCGAGGAGATCCAGAACTGGGTCGAGAACGAGGCGCCGTCCGGCACCGGGATCCCGCGCGGCGCCATCGGCGCCCCCGATGCCGAGGGGCACGTGCCGATCCGCGACTTCACCCAGACCCCGATGGGGTCCTCGGGCGACGGGGAGGCCGTCTTCTTCGAGGACCCGCCGGCGCTGCTGGTGCTGCACGCCGCATCCGACACGCCCGTCGATCAGTTGCGCGCCGGGTACGCGATGCAGCGCGCCATGCTGGAGGCCACCGCGCTGGGCCTGGGGATCGGTGTGCTCGGCCAGGCGCTGGAGGAGCCGGACTCGCGGGCCGCGGTCGACGGCGCAGCGGAGGAGTCCTTCGGCGCGCCCGTGGTGGTGCACCAGATCCTGCGCCTGGGTCACCCGGCCGGGACGATCACCTACGCGGCCACACCACGACGGCCCGTCACCGACCTCATCCTGGACTGA
- a CDS encoding acetate kinase, with amino-acid sequence MGSVLVLNSGSSSLKYQLVDADSEVALATGLIDRVGEDLSNVKHEVGGEKTTRQLPIPDHAAALRTVLALFEELGPRLQDAGILAVGHRVVHGGTAFLKATVVDEAAEAAVEALSPLAPLHNPANLTGIRVARQLLPQVPHVIVADTAFFTDLPEEAATYALEKEIAEKYQVRRYGAHGTSHRFVSRTAAAFLGRDVEAVNQIVLHLGNGASASAVRGGRAIDTSMGLTPLEGLVMGTRTGDIDPAVAFHLHRNAGLSIDQIDVLFNRQSGVKGLSGVTDMRELHELIASGDADAKRALGVYLLRLKKYVGSYHAELGRLDVISFTAGIGENDDIVRAGALAGLEGWGIHVDPDRNAVRGGEPRVISPDGAPVTVLVVPTNEELEITRQTLAVI; translated from the coding sequence ATGGGTTCCGTCCTCGTTCTCAACTCGGGGTCCTCCTCGCTGAAGTACCAGCTGGTGGACGCCGACTCCGAGGTGGCACTGGCCACCGGATTGATCGACCGCGTCGGTGAGGACCTCTCGAACGTCAAGCACGAGGTCGGCGGCGAGAAGACCACTCGCCAGCTGCCGATCCCCGACCACGCCGCCGCCCTGCGCACCGTCCTGGCCCTGTTCGAGGAGCTCGGGCCGCGGCTGCAGGATGCGGGGATCCTCGCCGTCGGGCACCGCGTGGTGCACGGCGGGACGGCGTTCCTGAAGGCGACCGTCGTGGATGAGGCAGCGGAGGCCGCCGTCGAGGCGCTCTCCCCGCTCGCCCCGCTGCACAACCCGGCCAACCTCACCGGGATCCGGGTGGCGCGCCAGTTGCTGCCGCAGGTGCCGCACGTCATCGTGGCCGACACCGCGTTCTTCACCGACCTGCCCGAGGAGGCCGCCACCTACGCGCTGGAGAAGGAGATCGCGGAGAAGTACCAGGTCCGCAGGTACGGCGCGCACGGCACCTCCCACCGGTTCGTCTCCCGTACCGCGGCCGCCTTCCTCGGCCGGGACGTCGAGGCCGTCAACCAGATCGTGCTGCACCTGGGCAACGGGGCCTCGGCCTCGGCCGTGCGCGGTGGCCGCGCGATCGACACCTCCATGGGACTCACCCCGCTGGAGGGCCTGGTCATGGGGACCCGCACCGGGGACATCGACCCGGCCGTCGCCTTCCACCTGCACCGCAATGCCGGACTCTCGATCGATCAGATCGACGTGCTCTTCAACCGCCAGTCGGGCGTGAAGGGCCTGTCCGGGGTCACCGACATGCGCGAGCTGCACGAGTTGATCGCGTCGGGCGATGCCGATGCCAAGCGCGCACTCGGGGTGTACCTGCTCCGGCTGAAGAAGTACGTGGGCTCCTACCACGCCGAACTCGGCCGGCTCGATGTCATCTCCTTCACCGCCGGGATCGGCGAGAACGACGACATCGTGCGCGCCGGTGCCCTGGCGGGCCTGGAGGGCTGGGGCATCCACGTGGATCCCGACCGCAACGCGGTGCGCGGCGGCGAGCCGCGCGTGATCTCCCCGGACGGCGCCCCCGTGACCGTGCTCGTGGTCCCCACGAACGAGGAGTTGGAGATCACCAGGCAGACGCTCGCCGTCATCTGA
- the pta gene encoding phosphate acetyltransferase, whose product MARTVYLTSPEGNTGKSTIALGLLDLFSARVQRVGVFRPVVAADTGRDRVLELLLQHDGVDLAYEECVGVTYEKVHSDPDAALDEILTRAREVAEKCEVLLVVGSDYTDVAGPTELSFNARIAANLSSLVLLVLGAPERSAEQVHQVGEVALAELTAHHAQVAGVIVNRCDPAVLDDVRALDLGVPLWAVPEVPLLSAPTVRALMHSLNGELVSGEDALLDREAEHLLVSAMGIEHLLERIKEGSFVITPADRDDAIVALLAANAAPDFPTLAGIALNGGFELGSQVERLVGSLGQRLPIMRSDLGTFTAAKVVAATRGPLSSGSQHKIEVARSTFEAAVDADGLMAALDVARSDVVTPLMFEHMLFQRARSDRRHIVLPEGEDDRVLRAASTVLSRGVADLTILGVEASVRQRATELGLDIAAATVLDPATSEHLEAFAQEYTRLRAHKGMTVERAREIVIDVSYFGTLMVHLGVADGMVSGATHTTAHTIKPSFETIKTTPGVSVVSGCFFMCLADKVLVYADCAVNPDPDAEQLADIAISSARSAVQFGIDPRIAMLSYSTGQSGKGADVEKVRAATELVRMRAPELVVEGPIQYDAAVDPGVAAAKMPGSPVAGQATVLIFPDLNTGNNTYKAVQRSAGAVAVGPVLQGLNKPVNDLSRGATVKDIITTVAITAIQAQGESRPGQEG is encoded by the coding sequence ATGGCGCGCACTGTCTACCTGACATCGCCTGAGGGGAACACCGGGAAGTCCACCATCGCGCTGGGTCTGCTCGACCTGTTCAGCGCGCGAGTGCAGCGCGTCGGGGTGTTCCGGCCCGTGGTCGCGGCCGACACCGGCCGCGACCGCGTGCTGGAACTCCTGCTCCAGCACGACGGCGTCGACCTGGCCTACGAGGAGTGCGTGGGCGTCACCTACGAGAAGGTGCACTCCGACCCCGACGCGGCCCTGGACGAGATCCTCACCCGGGCCCGCGAGGTCGCCGAGAAGTGCGAGGTGCTCCTGGTCGTCGGTTCGGACTACACCGACGTCGCCGGGCCCACCGAGCTCTCCTTCAACGCCCGGATCGCGGCGAACCTCTCCAGCCTGGTGCTGCTCGTACTGGGCGCACCCGAGCGCTCGGCCGAGCAGGTCCACCAGGTCGGCGAGGTGGCCCTCGCCGAACTCACCGCCCACCACGCCCAGGTGGCCGGTGTGATCGTGAACCGCTGCGATCCGGCGGTTCTCGACGACGTGCGCGCCCTGGACCTGGGGGTTCCCCTCTGGGCGGTGCCCGAGGTGCCGCTCCTGTCGGCACCGACGGTGCGGGCCCTGATGCACTCCCTGAACGGCGAGCTGGTCTCCGGGGAGGACGCGCTGCTGGACCGGGAGGCGGAGCACCTGCTCGTCTCCGCGATGGGCATCGAGCACCTGCTCGAACGCATCAAGGAGGGCTCGTTCGTCATCACCCCGGCAGACCGGGACGACGCGATCGTGGCACTGCTGGCCGCCAACGCCGCCCCCGACTTCCCCACCCTCGCGGGTATCGCCCTCAACGGCGGCTTCGAGCTCGGCAGCCAGGTGGAACGCCTGGTGGGCAGCCTCGGCCAGCGCCTGCCGATCATGCGCTCGGACCTGGGGACCTTCACCGCCGCGAAGGTGGTCGCCGCGACCCGCGGCCCCCTGTCCTCCGGGTCCCAGCACAAGATCGAGGTGGCACGCTCCACCTTCGAGGCGGCCGTGGACGCCGACGGGCTCATGGCCGCCCTGGACGTGGCGCGATCCGATGTGGTCACCCCCCTGATGTTCGAGCACATGCTCTTCCAGCGGGCCCGCTCCGACCGGCGTCACATCGTGCTGCCCGAGGGTGAGGACGACCGCGTGCTGCGCGCGGCGAGCACGGTCCTCTCCCGCGGCGTGGCGGACCTGACGATCCTCGGGGTGGAGGCCTCCGTGCGCCAGCGCGCCACGGAACTCGGCCTGGACATCGCCGCCGCCACCGTGCTGGACCCGGCCACCTCGGAGCATCTGGAGGCCTTCGCCCAGGAGTACACCCGGCTGCGCGCCCACAAGGGCATGACGGTCGAGCGTGCCCGCGAGATCGTCATCGACGTGTCCTACTTCGGCACGCTCATGGTGCACCTGGGAGTCGCGGACGGCATGGTCTCCGGGGCGACGCACACCACCGCACACACGATCAAGCCGTCCTTCGAGACGATCAAGACCACCCCGGGCGTCTCGGTGGTCTCGGGGTGCTTCTTCATGTGCCTCGCGGACAAGGTGCTGGTGTACGCCGACTGCGCGGTGAACCCGGACCCGGACGCCGAGCAGCTCGCGGACATCGCCATCTCCAGCGCCCGCTCGGCGGTGCAGTTCGGGATCGACCCGCGTATCGCGATGCTCTCCTACTCCACCGGGCAGTCCGGGAAGGGCGCCGACGTGGAGAAGGTGCGTGCCGCCACCGAGTTGGTGCGGATGCGCGCACCCGAGCTCGTGGTCGAGGGCCCGATCCAGTACGACGCCGCGGTCGACCCGGGTGTGGCAGCCGCGAAGATGCCCGGCTCGCCCGTCGCCGGTCAGGCCACGGTCCTGATCTTCCCGGACCTCAACACCGGCAACAACACCTACAAGGCGGTGCAGCGCTCCGCGGGAGCGGTGGCCGTCGGCCCGGTGCTGCAGGGTCTGAACAAGCCGGTCAACGACCTCTCGCGCGGCGCGACGGTCAAGGACATCATCACCACGGTCGCGATCACCGCGATCCAGGCCCAGGGCGAGAGCCGCCCGGGCCAGGAAGGCTGA
- a CDS encoding phosphoketolase family protein: MVIEHTDSAAPTWNARPAEPVSQETLERIDKWWRAANYLSIGQIYLLRNPLLRTPLDRDDVKPRLLGHWGTTPGQNFLYAHMNRAINERDLNALYISGPGHGGPGLVANTYLEGTYSETYSAITKDEEGLRRLFKQFSFPGGIPSHVAPETPGSIHEGGELGYSLSHAYGAVFDNPDLLALTVVGDGEAETGPLATSWHSNKFLNPLTDGVVLPVLHLNGYKIANPTVLARIGDDELHDLMRGYGHKPHEFVAGFDEESHASIHRRFAELLDVVLDEIVQIKQRAAAGEETRPQWPMIIFRTPKGWTCPKFIDGKKAEDSWRAHQVPLANARDTPEHLQVLADWLASYRMEELVDAEGRIIEDVTSLSPVGNRRMGANPHANGGVLTKALRLPDFRDYAVDVPEPGSGLYENTKVLGTWLRDVVKQNPDNFRIFGPDETASNRLQDVFEVTKKVWNADFHDGDTDTTLGLEGRVVEMLSEHQMQGWLEGYLLTGRHGLFNCYEAFIHIIDSMLNQHAKWLKVTDDIPWRRPIPSLNYLLSSHVWRQDHNGFSHQDPGFIDHVVNKKPEVVRVYLPADANTLLSTYDHCLRSRDYVNVVVAGKQPAPQFLTMDEAIAHCTRGLGIWEWAGTEVDGTEPDVVLACAGDVPTLETLAAADLLRQNIPDLKVRVVNVVDLMRLNSETEHPHGLSDRDFDGIFTDDKPVIFAYHGYPWLIHRLTYRRTNHSNIHVRGYKEEGTTTTPFDMVMLNDLDRYRLVIDVIDRVPGMTERYAGLRQRMEDKRIEARAYTREHGEDLPEVSTWVWPDAREVTDTATVDATAATGGDNE, encoded by the coding sequence ATGGTCATCGAGCACACGGATTCCGCCGCCCCCACCTGGAACGCTCGTCCCGCCGAGCCCGTCTCGCAGGAGACTCTCGAGCGCATCGACAAGTGGTGGCGCGCCGCGAACTACCTGTCCATCGGTCAGATCTACCTGCTGCGCAACCCCCTGCTGCGCACCCCGCTGGACCGCGACGACGTCAAGCCGCGCCTGCTCGGGCACTGGGGCACCACGCCGGGGCAGAACTTCCTCTACGCCCACATGAACCGCGCCATCAACGAGCGCGACCTGAACGCCCTGTACATCTCCGGCCCGGGTCACGGTGGACCCGGCCTCGTGGCGAACACCTACCTCGAGGGCACCTACAGCGAGACCTACTCCGCGATCACGAAGGACGAGGAGGGTCTGCGCCGGCTGTTCAAGCAGTTCTCCTTCCCCGGCGGCATCCCCAGTCACGTGGCCCCCGAGACCCCCGGCTCGATCCACGAGGGCGGCGAACTCGGCTACTCCCTCTCCCACGCCTACGGCGCCGTCTTCGACAACCCCGACCTGCTCGCCCTGACGGTGGTGGGCGACGGCGAGGCCGAGACGGGGCCGCTGGCCACCAGTTGGCACTCCAACAAGTTCCTCAACCCGCTGACCGACGGCGTGGTGCTGCCGGTCCTGCACCTCAACGGGTACAAGATCGCCAACCCGACCGTGCTGGCACGCATCGGCGACGACGAGTTGCACGACCTCATGCGCGGGTACGGTCACAAGCCGCACGAGTTCGTGGCAGGGTTCGACGAGGAGTCCCACGCCTCCATCCACCGCCGCTTCGCGGAACTGCTGGACGTGGTGCTGGACGAGATCGTCCAGATCAAGCAGCGCGCCGCGGCCGGCGAGGAGACCCGCCCGCAGTGGCCGATGATCATCTTCCGCACCCCCAAGGGCTGGACCTGCCCGAAGTTCATCGACGGAAAGAAGGCCGAGGACTCCTGGCGCGCACACCAGGTGCCGCTCGCCAACGCTCGGGACACCCCCGAGCACCTCCAGGTCCTCGCGGACTGGCTCGCCTCCTACCGGATGGAGGAGCTCGTCGACGCCGAGGGCCGGATCATCGAGGACGTCACCTCCCTGTCCCCCGTGGGCAATCGTCGGATGGGGGCCAACCCGCACGCCAACGGCGGGGTCCTGACCAAGGCCCTGCGCCTTCCCGACTTCCGCGACTACGCCGTGGACGTACCCGAACCCGGCAGCGGCCTGTACGAGAACACCAAGGTGCTGGGCACCTGGCTGCGTGACGTGGTGAAGCAGAACCCGGACAACTTCCGCATCTTCGGACCGGACGAGACCGCCTCCAACCGGCTGCAGGACGTGTTCGAGGTCACCAAGAAGGTCTGGAACGCCGACTTCCACGACGGTGACACCGACACCACGCTGGGCCTGGAGGGCCGCGTGGTCGAGATGCTGTCGGAGCACCAGATGCAGGGCTGGCTCGAGGGCTACCTGCTGACCGGTCGACACGGCCTGTTCAACTGCTACGAGGCGTTCATCCACATCATCGACTCGATGCTGAACCAGCACGCGAAGTGGTTGAAGGTCACCGACGACATCCCGTGGCGCCGCCCGATCCCGTCGCTGAACTACCTGCTCTCCAGCCACGTGTGGCGCCAGGACCACAACGGCTTCAGCCACCAGGACCCCGGATTCATCGATCACGTGGTCAACAAGAAGCCCGAGGTGGTGCGGGTCTACCTGCCGGCGGACGCGAACACGCTGCTGTCCACCTACGACCACTGCCTGCGCAGCCGGGACTACGTCAACGTGGTCGTGGCCGGCAAGCAGCCGGCGCCGCAGTTCCTCACCATGGACGAGGCGATCGCGCACTGCACCCGCGGCCTGGGCATCTGGGAGTGGGCCGGCACCGAGGTGGACGGCACCGAGCCGGATGTGGTGCTCGCCTGCGCCGGCGACGTGCCCACCCTGGAGACCCTCGCGGCCGCCGATCTGCTGCGCCAGAACATCCCGGACCTGAAGGTCCGGGTGGTCAACGTGGTGGACCTGATGCGACTGAACAGCGAGACCGAGCACCCGCACGGGCTCTCTGATCGCGACTTCGACGGGATCTTCACCGACGACAAGCCGGTCATCTTCGCCTACCACGGCTACCCGTGGCTGATCCACCGCCTCACCTACCGTCGCACCAACCACAGCAACATCCACGTGCGCGGCTACAAGGAGGAGGGCACCACCACCACGCCCTTCGACATGGTGATGCTCAACGACCTGGACCGATACCGCCTGGTGATCGACGTGATCGACCGCGTCCCCGGCATGACCGAGCGGTACGCCGGGCTGCGTCAGCGGATGGAGGACAAGCGGATCGAGGCCCGCGCCTACACCCGCGAGCACGGCGAGGACCTGCCGGAGGTGTCCACCTGGGTATGGCCGGATGCCCGCGAGGTCACCGACACCGCTACGGTTGACGCAACGGCCGCCACCGGCGGCGACAACGAGTGA
- a CDS encoding SURF1 family protein — protein sequence MTSTAPREEADSSRAAGSTRPRVSAGEFWRAARTRRMLAILVLLVAAAIVCGRLGAWQIDRAFQRAEVAAATAAQVQQATAPTPLAQMVDPGEHVTGTMVGLPVTVTGTYEGEQLVVPDRVVDGEDAYLVVAPLRTTEGAWLMVVRGWQTTDQQPPALPQGEVELTGAVTAAESYQVADLPAGQIPSLSAAYLAGEWGLPIYNAYLVLAESDDAALRTVPGPELDGGGEVDLRNLAYAVEWYVFGAFALVVWYRLVREEALQRREEADADAER from the coding sequence GTGACCAGCACCGCGCCGCGTGAGGAGGCCGACTCGAGCCGCGCCGCCGGGTCGACCCGTCCGAGGGTCTCGGCCGGGGAGTTCTGGCGTGCGGCGCGCACCCGCCGGATGCTGGCCATTCTCGTTCTCCTGGTCGCCGCTGCGATCGTATGCGGACGGCTCGGTGCCTGGCAGATCGACCGCGCGTTCCAGCGTGCCGAGGTCGCTGCGGCCACAGCGGCGCAGGTGCAGCAGGCCACCGCGCCGACCCCGCTCGCACAGATGGTGGACCCGGGCGAGCACGTCACCGGGACCATGGTGGGGCTGCCCGTCACGGTGACGGGAACCTATGAGGGCGAGCAACTGGTGGTCCCCGACCGCGTGGTCGACGGCGAGGACGCCTACCTCGTGGTGGCGCCGCTGCGGACCACAGAGGGTGCCTGGCTGATGGTGGTGCGCGGCTGGCAGACCACGGACCAGCAGCCGCCCGCGCTGCCCCAGGGCGAGGTCGAGCTCACCGGTGCCGTGACCGCCGCGGAGTCCTACCAGGTGGCCGACCTGCCCGCGGGGCAGATCCCCTCGCTCTCGGCTGCCTACCTCGCGGGCGAGTGGGGGCTGCCCATCTACAACGCCTACCTGGTGCTCGCCGAGAGCGACGACGCCGCCCTGCGCACTGTTCCGGGCCCCGAGCTCGACGGCGGGGGCGAGGTCGACCTGCGCAACCTCGCCTACGCCGTCGAGTGGTACGTCTTTGGGGCGTTCGCGCTGGTGGTCTGGTATCGCCTGGTGCGCGAGGAGGCACTGCAGCGCCGCGAGGAGGCAGACGCCGACGCCGAGAGATGA
- a CDS encoding ABC transporter ATP-binding protein, protein MTTTTPTPPASTGTEAALPIADAAQVRRESTALLRRHRRSLVVVAVLQALAATAGLAGPFLLGRIVDAVIAGAQVRTVDLAAAVLVIAVITQAVTVRYAQRSAIVLGETVFAELREEFMATVTALPLSTVERAGTGDLVGRTTNDIDRVQHTVRFGIPRVLVAVTTIALTVLAAFLTDARTALALLVGVPILVVAVRWYLRRATARYLRESAAYAAMNGTFTETVEGARTVSALALTARRRARLEADIAETVAAEAGTLRLRQVLFPAVDMAFGLPSVAVLLWGGFLISRGEVTVGAVTTIALYTVQLMGPVWELIFWVDEIQVGAVSLARIFGVKDVPGDREAGGDRPVDEHVRAEGVRYAYREDVEVLRGIDLDLAVGERLAIVGPSGAGKSTFGRMLAGIHPPTAGRVAVGGVPLIELPLDELRGHVALVTQEHHVFVGTLADNLRLARAEADEAALLEALAAVDADWVRDLSQGLETQVGSGGHELTPAQAQQVALARLVLLDPHTLVLDEATSLIDPRQARELEASLAGVLQGRTVVAIAHRLYTAHDADRVAVIEAGRITEIGSHHDLVDAQGEYAKLWHSWQSE, encoded by the coding sequence ATGACCACCACGACACCGACCCCGCCGGCCAGCACCGGGACCGAGGCCGCGCTGCCGATCGCGGACGCCGCCCAGGTGCGCCGCGAGAGCACCGCGCTGCTGCGCCGGCACCGGCGCTCGCTGGTCGTGGTCGCGGTGCTGCAGGCGCTCGCGGCGACCGCCGGGCTCGCCGGGCCCTTCCTGCTGGGGCGCATCGTGGACGCCGTCATCGCGGGAGCGCAGGTCCGCACCGTCGACCTCGCCGCCGCAGTCCTCGTGATCGCCGTCATCACCCAGGCGGTCACGGTGCGCTACGCCCAACGCTCGGCCATCGTGCTCGGCGAGACGGTGTTCGCCGAGCTGCGCGAGGAGTTCATGGCCACGGTGACCGCGCTCCCGCTGTCCACGGTGGAACGAGCGGGGACCGGGGACCTGGTCGGCCGCACCACCAACGACATCGACCGCGTGCAGCACACGGTGAGGTTCGGCATCCCCCGGGTGCTGGTGGCGGTGACCACGATCGCCCTGACCGTGCTCGCCGCGTTCCTCACCGACGCGCGCACCGCGCTGGCCCTGCTGGTCGGCGTGCCGATCCTCGTGGTCGCGGTGCGCTGGTACCTGCGCCGCGCGACCGCTCGCTACCTGCGGGAGTCTGCCGCGTACGCGGCGATGAACGGCACGTTCACCGAGACCGTGGAGGGTGCGCGCACCGTGTCCGCGCTCGCCCTGACGGCGCGGCGCCGCGCGCGTCTGGAGGCCGACATCGCCGAGACCGTGGCGGCGGAGGCGGGCACCCTGCGGCTGCGCCAGGTGCTCTTCCCTGCGGTGGACATGGCCTTCGGCCTGCCCAGCGTGGCGGTGCTGCTGTGGGGCGGATTCCTCATCTCCCGCGGCGAGGTGACCGTGGGCGCCGTCACCACCATCGCGCTGTACACGGTCCAGCTGATGGGGCCGGTCTGGGAACTCATCTTCTGGGTCGATGAGATCCAGGTCGGCGCCGTGTCCCTGGCCCGCATCTTCGGGGTGAAGGATGTGCCGGGCGACCGCGAGGCTGGTGGGGACCGGCCCGTGGACGAGCACGTGAGGGCCGAGGGTGTGCGCTACGCCTACCGCGAGGACGTGGAGGTCTTGCGCGGGATCGACCTCGACCTCGCAGTCGGGGAGCGGCTGGCAATCGTGGGGCCCTCGGGTGCCGGGAAGTCGACGTTCGGCCGGATGCTCGCCGGAATCCACCCACCGACAGCCGGGCGGGTGGCGGTGGGCGGGGTGCCCCTGATCGAGTTGCCGTTGGACGAACTGCGCGGCCATGTGGCCCTGGTGACGCAGGAGCATCACGTGTTCGTGGGGACCCTCGCGGACAACCTGCGGCTCGCCCGGGCCGAGGCCGACGAGGCCGCGCTGCTGGAGGCGCTCGCGGCGGTGGACGCGGACTGGGTGCGTGACCTGTCGCAGGGTCTGGAGACGCAGGTCGGCTCCGGTGGCCACGAGCTGACCCCCGCCCAGGCTCAGCAGGTGGCGCTCGCACGCCTGGTGCTCCTGGACCCGCACACGCTCGTGCTCGACGAGGCGACCAGCCTGATCGATCCCCGCCAGGCGCGCGAGCTGGAGGCCTCGCTCGCCGGGGTGCTGCAGGGCCGCACCGTGGTCGCCATCGCGCACCGGCTGTACACGGCCCACGACGCCGACCGCGTGGCCGTGATCGAGGCGGGGCGCATCACCGAGATCGGTTCGCACCACGACCTGGTGGATGCCCAGGGCGAGTACGCCAAACTCTGGCACTCCTGGCAGAGCGAGTAG